In the genome of Pseudomonas sp. P5_109, one region contains:
- a CDS encoding DUF1328 domain-containing protein — MLSWAITFLIIAIIAAVLGFGGIAGTATGIAKILFVVFLVMFIASFFFGRRGRG; from the coding sequence ATGTTGAGCTGGGCAATCACATTCCTGATTATCGCCATCATCGCCGCTGTTCTGGGCTTCGGTGGTATCGCGGGCACCGCCACGGGTATCGCCAAGATTCTGTTTGTCGTGTTCCTGGTGATGTTCATTGCCTCCTTCTTCTTCGGCCGTCGCGGTCGAGGCTGA
- a CDS encoding nucleoside recognition domain-containing protein — protein MLNGLWLGFFIVAAVSALAQWLIGGNAGIFAAMVESIFAMAKLSVEVMVLLFGTLTLWLGFLRIAEKAGIVEWLAKALGPLFLRLMPEVPAGHPAIGLITLNFAANGLGLDNAATPIGLKAMKALQELNPSATIASNAQILFLVLNASSLTLLPVTIFMYRAQQGAPDPTLVFLPILLATSCSTIVGFLSVAFMQRLRIWDPVVLAYLIPGALVLGGFMALLATLSATALAGLSSILGNLTLFGLIMLFLLIGALRKVKVYEAFVEGAKEGFDVAKNLLPYLVAMLCAVGVLRASGALDFGLDGIRHLVAWAGWDTRFVDALPTAMVKPFSGSAARAMLIETMKTSGVDSFPALVAATVQGSTETTFYVLAVYFGAVGIQRARHAVGCALLAEFAGVLGAIGVCYWFFG, from the coding sequence ATGCTCAATGGCCTGTGGCTTGGCTTTTTCATCGTGGCTGCCGTTTCGGCGCTGGCGCAGTGGCTGATCGGTGGTAACGCCGGGATATTCGCGGCGATGGTGGAGAGCATTTTCGCCATGGCCAAGCTGTCGGTCGAAGTCATGGTGCTGCTGTTCGGCACCCTCACCCTCTGGCTGGGTTTTCTGCGCATTGCCGAGAAAGCCGGGATCGTCGAATGGTTGGCCAAGGCCCTGGGGCCACTGTTTCTGCGCCTGATGCCAGAAGTCCCGGCGGGTCATCCGGCCATCGGCCTGATCACCCTGAACTTCGCCGCCAACGGCCTCGGTCTGGACAACGCCGCCACGCCGATCGGCCTCAAGGCCATGAAGGCGCTGCAGGAACTCAATCCCAGCGCGACCATCGCCAGCAACGCACAGATCCTGTTCCTGGTGCTCAACGCCTCCTCGCTGACCCTGCTGCCGGTGACGATCTTCATGTATCGTGCCCAGCAAGGCGCGCCGGACCCGACGCTGGTGTTCCTGCCGATCCTGCTGGCGACCAGTTGCTCGACCATTGTCGGCTTCCTGTCGGTGGCGTTCATGCAGCGCCTGCGCATCTGGGACCCCGTGGTGCTGGCCTACCTGATCCCCGGCGCCCTCGTCCTCGGTGGTTTCATGGCATTGCTGGCGACCCTTTCGGCGACCGCGCTGGCCGGGCTGTCATCGATCCTCGGCAACCTGACGCTGTTTGGCCTGATCATGCTGTTTTTACTGATCGGCGCGCTGCGCAAGGTGAAGGTCTACGAGGCCTTCGTCGAAGGCGCCAAAGAGGGTTTCGACGTCGCCAAAAATCTGCTGCCCTATCTGGTGGCGATGCTCTGCGCGGTGGGCGTTCTGCGAGCCTCCGGGGCGCTGGATTTCGGTCTGGACGGGATTCGTCATCTGGTGGCGTGGGCCGGTTGGGACACGCGCTTCGTCGATGCGCTGCCGACGGCGATGGTCAAGCCTTTCTCGGGTAGCGCCGCCCGGGCAATGCTGATTGAAACCATGAAGACCTCTGGCGTGGACAGCTTCCCGGCGCTGGTGGCGGCGACGGTCCAGGGCAGTACCGAAACGACGTTCTATGTCCTGGCGGTGTACTTCGGTGCCGTGGGCATCCAGCGCGCTCGCCATGCAGTCGGTTGTGCATTGCTGGCGGAGTTTGCCGGGGTACTGGGGGCAATCGGGGTTTGCTACTGGTTCTTTGGTTGA
- a CDS encoding aminopeptidase — translation MIRPLPSLGLLDRVFRVLFPGVLFLLLNGCASVSYYNQLASGQLQLLRAREPVSSVVADPTRDQNLRTHLEQSQKARAFASQQLRLPDNQSYRLYADIGRPFVVWNVFVTPEFSLKPVNHCFPIAGCVAYRGYYSQSAARGEAALQRLQGMDVSIGGVEAYSTLGWFNDPIISSMMGWGDERLATLIFHELAHQRFYVKDDTEFNESFATFVEQEGTRQWRAYRHLPPDNNAPARQRDQFTELVLETRARLEKLYALPLPTEQMRQRKVAEFERLRSDYRQMRDRQWAGDKRYDAWIHAPMNNARLLPFGLYDQWVPAFSVLFQQMDGNWPQFYAAVEKLGALPMDQRKSALKALADGADQPKNQ, via the coding sequence GTGATCAGGCCGCTTCCTAGCCTTGGGTTACTTGATCGCGTTTTTCGCGTTTTGTTTCCGGGTGTGTTGTTTTTGTTGCTCAACGGTTGCGCCAGCGTCAGCTACTACAACCAACTGGCCAGTGGCCAACTGCAGTTGCTGCGGGCGAGGGAGCCGGTTTCCAGCGTGGTTGCCGACCCGACGCGCGACCAAAACCTGCGCACACACCTTGAGCAATCGCAAAAGGCCCGAGCGTTCGCCAGCCAGCAATTGCGCCTGCCGGATAACCAGAGTTACCGCTTGTACGCGGACATTGGCCGCCCCTTCGTGGTCTGGAATGTTTTCGTCACGCCAGAGTTTTCCCTCAAGCCCGTAAACCACTGCTTCCCCATTGCCGGTTGCGTGGCCTACCGCGGTTACTACAGCCAGAGCGCAGCCCGCGGCGAAGCGGCATTGCAACGCTTGCAGGGGATGGACGTGTCGATTGGCGGAGTCGAGGCCTATTCGACACTCGGCTGGTTCAACGACCCGATCATCAGTTCGATGATGGGCTGGGGGGATGAGCGACTGGCCACATTGATCTTTCACGAGCTGGCCCATCAGCGTTTCTATGTGAAGGACGACACGGAGTTCAACGAATCCTTCGCCACCTTCGTCGAGCAGGAAGGTACTCGCCAATGGCGCGCCTACCGCCACCTGCCACCGGATAACAATGCGCCAGCGCGCCAGCGCGACCAGTTCACCGAGCTGGTGCTGGAAACCCGTGCCCGCCTGGAAAAGCTCTACGCCTTGCCATTGCCAACCGAGCAAATGCGCCAGCGCAAAGTGGCCGAATTCGAGCGCTTGCGCAGCGACTATCGGCAGATGCGCGACCGTCAGTGGGCGGGAGACAAACGCTACGACGCCTGGATCCATGCCCCCATGAACAATGCCCGGCTATTGCCGTTTGGCTTGTACGATCAATGGGTGCCGGCATTTTCCGTGCTGTTCCAGCAGATGGATGGCAACTGGCCGCAGTTTTACGCGGCCGTGGAGAAACTTGGCGCATTACCCATGGACCAGCGCAAATCAGCACTGAAAGCGTTGGCTGATGGCGCCGATCAACCAAAGAACCAGTAG
- a CDS encoding LLM class flavin-dependent oxidoreductase: MKRLSDIKFSTLDLVPVRENGSAALSLRNSLDLAQHVEKFGYNRFWVAEHHNMDGIASSATSVLLGYLAGGTSTIRVGSGGVMLPNHAPLVIAEQFGTLESLYPGRIDLGLGRAPGSDQMTARALRRERSGSADDFPEDVAELVRYLGPRTPDQRIIAMPGTGTNVPVWLLGSSLFSAQLAGERGLPYAFASHFAPRFMHEAIRVYRNHFKPSAVLDKPYVMLGVPLVAADTDEQADYLATSVFQRILALMRGQSLVQRPPVKTMDGLWLPHEKEAVHDFLGLAMIGSPQKIRAKLEVLIEQTQADELIFTCDLYEHSDRVHSYELLAQVMRG; the protein is encoded by the coding sequence ATGAAACGACTGTCCGATATCAAGTTCTCGACCCTCGATCTGGTGCCTGTGCGCGAGAACGGCAGCGCGGCCCTGTCGCTGCGCAACTCGCTGGACCTGGCGCAGCACGTCGAGAAGTTCGGTTACAACCGCTTCTGGGTGGCTGAACACCACAACATGGACGGCATCGCCAGCTCCGCGACTTCTGTGCTGCTCGGTTACCTGGCCGGTGGTACGTCGACCATTCGAGTCGGTTCGGGCGGGGTGATGTTGCCCAACCACGCACCGCTGGTGATCGCCGAACAGTTCGGCACCCTGGAAAGCCTCTATCCGGGCCGGATCGACCTGGGCCTGGGGCGCGCGCCCGGTTCCGATCAAATGACCGCACGTGCGTTGCGCCGTGAACGCTCCGGCAGCGCCGACGACTTCCCGGAAGATGTGGCGGAACTGGTGCGCTACCTCGGGCCACGGACCCCGGATCAACGCATCATCGCCATGCCGGGAACCGGGACCAATGTGCCGGTCTGGTTGTTGGGGTCGAGCCTGTTCAGCGCACAGCTGGCGGGCGAACGCGGTTTGCCCTACGCCTTCGCTTCGCATTTCGCGCCGCGCTTCATGCATGAAGCGATTCGGGTCTACCGCAATCACTTCAAGCCGTCAGCCGTTTTGGACAAACCCTACGTGATGCTCGGTGTGCCATTGGTGGCAGCCGATACCGATGAGCAGGCCGATTACCTGGCAACTTCGGTATTCCAGCGGATTCTCGCCCTGATGCGTGGCCAAAGCCTGGTACAGCGTCCGCCAGTGAAGACCATGGACGGCCTGTGGCTGCCCCATGAGAAAGAGGCCGTGCATGATTTTCTTGGCCTGGCCATGATCGGCAGCCCGCAGAAAATCCGCGCCAAGCTCGAGGTCCTGATCGAACAGACCCAGGCAGACGAGCTGATTTTCACCTGTGACCTGTACGA
- a CDS encoding OsmC family protein, with protein MAIVKKASAHWEGDLKTGIGSISTETGVLREAPYGFKARFEGGRGTNPEELIGAAHAGCFSMAFSMILGDAGLKADSIDTQAEVTLDQVDGGFAITAVKLILKAKIPGATQAKFEELSNKAKEGCPVSKVLNAKISLEATLVS; from the coding sequence ATGGCTATCGTGAAGAAAGCATCGGCCCATTGGGAAGGTGATCTGAAAACGGGTATCGGCTCGATTTCCACAGAAACCGGCGTACTCCGGGAAGCGCCCTACGGTTTCAAGGCACGCTTCGAAGGCGGCCGGGGCACCAACCCCGAAGAGTTGATCGGCGCGGCCCACGCCGGCTGTTTCTCAATGGCGTTTTCGATGATTCTCGGTGATGCCGGCCTGAAGGCCGATAGCATCGATACCCAGGCAGAAGTCACTCTGGATCAAGTGGACGGCGGCTTTGCGATCACCGCAGTGAAATTGATCCTGAAAGCGAAAATCCCCGGGGCAACCCAGGCGAAGTTCGAAGAACTCAGCAACAAGGCCAAAGAGGGTTGTCCGGTATCCAAGGTGCTGAATGCGAAGATCAGCCTGGAGGCAACATTGGTCAGCTAG
- a CDS encoding DUF1161 domain-containing protein: MKRFALAVICCALATSALAAPKPCEELKAEIEAKIQARGVSAYTLEIVSNDEVHDQNMVVGSCENGTKKIIYQKNDR; the protein is encoded by the coding sequence ATGAAACGTTTTGCCCTGGCGGTTATCTGTTGCGCACTGGCCACTTCGGCCCTCGCGGCACCAAAACCCTGCGAAGAACTCAAGGCCGAGATCGAAGCCAAGATCCAGGCCCGTGGCGTCAGCGCCTACACACTTGAAATCGTCAGCAATGACGAAGTGCATGACCAGAACATGGTCGTTGGCTCGTGCGAAAACGGCACCAAGAAGATCATCTACCAGAAGAACGATCGCTGA
- the gltP gene encoding glutamate/aspartate:proton symporter GltP, with protein MKKAKLSLAWQILIGLVLGIAIGALLNHFSAEKAWWISNVLQPAGDIFIRLIKMIVIPIVISSLIVGIAGVGDAKKLGRIGLKTIIYFEIVTTIAIVVGLLLANLFHPGAGIDMSTLGTVDISKYQATAAEVQHEHAFIETILNLIPSNIFAAMVRGEMLPIIFFSVLFGLGLSSLQADLREPLVKMFQGVSESMFKVTHMIMNYAPIGVFALIAVTVANFGFASLIPLAKLVILVYVAIAFFAFVVLGLIARLFGFSVIKLMRIFKDELVLAYSTASSETVLPRVIEKMEAYGAPKAICSFVVPTGYSFNLDGSTLYQSIAAIFIAQLYGIDLSISQQLLLVLTLMVTSKGIAGVPGVSFVVLLATLGSVGIPLEGLAFIAGVDRVMDMARTALNVIGNALAVLVIARWEGMYDDAKGQRYWNSLPHWRSKEKLPAGEVSKS; from the coding sequence ATGAAGAAGGCAAAGCTTAGCCTCGCCTGGCAGATCCTCATCGGTCTGGTATTGGGGATTGCAATCGGTGCGCTGCTCAACCATTTCAGTGCCGAAAAAGCCTGGTGGATCAGCAACGTCCTGCAACCGGCAGGCGATATCTTTATCCGTCTGATCAAGATGATCGTGATCCCGATCGTCATCTCCTCCCTGATCGTCGGCATTGCAGGCGTCGGTGACGCCAAGAAGCTTGGGCGCATCGGCCTCAAGACCATCATTTACTTCGAGATCGTCACCACCATCGCTATCGTGGTCGGTCTGCTGCTGGCCAACCTGTTCCATCCGGGTGCCGGCATCGACATGAGCACCCTGGGTACTGTGGACATTTCCAAGTACCAGGCCACGGCGGCCGAGGTTCAGCATGAACACGCGTTCATCGAAACCATCCTCAACCTGATCCCGTCGAACATCTTCGCGGCCATGGTTCGCGGCGAAATGCTGCCGATCATCTTCTTCTCTGTACTGTTCGGTCTCGGTTTGTCGAGCCTGCAGGCGGACCTGCGCGAGCCGCTGGTGAAGATGTTCCAGGGCGTATCGGAAAGCATGTTCAAGGTCACTCACATGATCATGAACTACGCCCCGATCGGCGTGTTCGCACTGATCGCGGTGACCGTGGCCAACTTCGGCTTCGCGTCGCTGATACCGTTGGCCAAACTGGTGATCCTGGTTTACGTCGCCATCGCCTTCTTCGCTTTCGTGGTCCTGGGCCTGATCGCTCGCCTGTTCGGCTTCTCGGTGATCAAGCTGATGCGCATCTTCAAGGATGAGCTGGTACTGGCCTACTCCACCGCCAGTTCCGAAACCGTGCTGCCGCGCGTGATCGAGAAAATGGAAGCCTACGGTGCGCCGAAAGCTATTTGCAGCTTTGTGGTGCCAACCGGTTACTCGTTCAACCTCGACGGTTCGACCCTGTATCAAAGCATCGCGGCAATCTTTATTGCCCAGCTGTATGGCATCGACCTGTCGATCAGCCAGCAACTGCTGCTGGTGCTGACCCTGATGGTCACCTCCAAAGGCATCGCCGGCGTACCGGGCGTCTCCTTCGTGGTACTGCTGGCCACCCTCGGCAGCGTCGGTATTCCACTGGAAGGCCTGGCGTTCATCGCCGGTGTCGACCGCGTCATGGACATGGCCCGTACCGCACTGAATGTGATCGGTAACGCCCTGGCTGTCCTGGTTATCGCTCGTTGGGAAGGCATGTACGACGACGCCAAGGGCCAGCGCTACTGGAACTCCCTGCCGCACTGGCGCAGCAAGGAAAAACTGCCGGCGGGTGAAGTTTCCAAGAGCTGA